AGGGCGCTCGAGGTCTGACCGCCCGAGGCGGTGCGCGCGCTCCGGAGCGGCGCTGCGCGCCTCAAGCGAGGCTCGCGGCGCGCCGCAACGGCCCCGTGGCGCGTTCGCGCCGATGCACGGGAGGCCGGCTTGGCAGCGGACGAGGCCCAGGGCGCGATCGACGACGGCGACGGCCGGCTCGACTCCGCAGCCGCAGCGGACGCGGACCTGCCCGCTCCCGTCGGGCCCGCCGACGCGAGCCGCCGCGCCGAGGACGCCGACCTCCCGGCGGCGTTCGTCGCGACCTCGGCGCCAGGGCCGTCTCCCGGGGCACCTCCGACTCCGCCGCCGACCGCGGCTCCGATCTCCGCGCCTCCTTCGCCCGCGCCGCGTCCGACCCCCGCATCCGTCGCCGCGCACGGCGCGAGCGCGGCCGCCACAGCGGCGCCGACCGAGGAATCCCACCCCCGCCGCGCGGCGACGGACCCGGCGGCCGAGCCCGCACCCGACGTGCTCGTCGTCTACGACGGGCACGAGCTCGACGACGTCTACGCGCTCCTCGACGAGCTCGGCGCGCGCCCGGTGCGCGCTCGCCTCTCGGGCCCGACGCGCTTCCGCGGCTGGTCGCGGCCGCCGCTCCTGTTCGTCATCCCCGCCGCCGAGGCGCTTCGCATCGAGCTGCCCGAGGCGATCGCACTCGCGCGCAGCACGCGCATCGCGGTCGCGGACACGAGCTCGGAGGCGCTCCTCGGGCGCATCGCCCGGCTCGGCTACGACTACCTGCTGCGGCGCCCCGTGCACCCCGACGTGGTGCGGCTGCTCCTGCAGCGCGCGCTCTATCGCGGCGCCGACGCACGCCACGACGTGCGCCGTCCGGCGGGCCAGCGCGTCGGCCTGCGCGTCGGCTGGCGCACGCTGCCGGCGACGCTCGTCGAGTTCTCGGCCGGTGGCGCGCGCGTGCTCGTCGCGGCCGACGTCGCGGTGCGGACGGACGCGCGGCTGCGTCTTCCCCGCCGCCTGCTCGGAGGTCGCTCGGCTTCGATCGCATGCCGCGTCGTGCGGCGTCGCGGCGACTCCGCTCCGGGCGTCGTCTCGCTCGCGCTGCGCTTCGACGAGGCGATCGAGCCGCGCGCGCTCGCGAACCTCTCGCGCGTGCTCGCGGGGCGCGCCGTCGGGCCGGTGCTCGCGCCGTCGGCGTCGTGGATCGAGCGCTGGATCGAGCGCTTCCGGTCGTGGCGCGGCCGGGCCGCACACGCGCCGGGCAGTCGCCGCGAGCCCGCGGTCGCGGCGATCGAGGAGGCGCCCTTCGAGGAACGCCGGCAGCTGCGCCGCGCGGCGCTCGACCGCGAGGTCGTGGCGCTCGACGCGGAGGCGCACGC
This genomic interval from Myxococcota bacterium contains the following:
- a CDS encoding PilZ domain-containing protein → MLVVYDGHELDDVYALLDELGARPVRARLSGPTRFRGWSRPPLLFVIPAAEALRIELPEAIALARSTRIAVADTSSEALLGRIARLGYDYLLRRPVHPDVVRLLLQRALYRGADARHDVRRPAGQRVGLRVGWRTLPATLVEFSAGGARVLVAADVAVRTDARLRLPRRLLGGRSASIACRVVRRRGDSAPGVVSLALRFDEAIEPRALANLSRVLAGRAVGPVLAPSASWIERWIERFRSWRGRAAHAPGSRREPAVAAIEEAPFEERRQLRRAALDREVVALDAEAHAAARVLVGRDLSLAGMRVDPEPDLRVGDALRIALYDPLGAPIELDARVVRDDGERGLALAFENLTSAAAGRLHGLVDELPDARSGAPTRAAGPGVERIDRAACERVVLGRVVEAPAAR